The proteins below come from a single Seriola aureovittata isolate HTS-2021-v1 ecotype China chromosome 23, ASM2101889v1, whole genome shotgun sequence genomic window:
- the rce1a gene encoding CAAX prenyl protease 2 has product MAEEKDFLPNLLTEEMKHSNGDFVAPDGLCWLSVLSCLLLACSYVGSLYVWRSDLPRDHPTVIKRRFTSVLIVSGLSPLFVWAWREFTGVRTGPSLLALMGIRFEGLIPAVILPLALTMVLFLGPLMQLAMDCPWSFMDGMRVAFDPWFWMLCFSDMRWLRNQVVAPLTEELVFRACMLPMLVPCAGPSIAIFTCPLFFGVAHFHHVIELLRFRQGTLSGIFLSAVFQFSYTAVFGAYTAFIFIRTGHLMGPVLCHSFCNYMGFPAISTALEHPHRLTVLSSYLLGVLLFLLFLFPFTDPSYYGLPTPVCTLTSSPSSLCLS; this is encoded by the exons ATGGCGGAGGAGAAGGATTTCCTACCAAACCTtctgacagaggagatgaaacaCAGCAATGGCGACTTCGTAGCTCCAGATGGTTTATGCTGGCTGTCAGTGCTGTCCTGTCTACTGCTTGCTTGTTCTTATGTTGGCAGTTTGTACGTGTGGAGGAGTGACCTGCCGAG AGATCATCCCACTGTGATAAAGAGACGCTTCACCAGTGTGCTGATCGTGTCGggcctgtctcctctctttgtgTGGGCATGGAGAGAATTCACAGGTGTGAGG acTGGCCCATCGTTACTGGCTCTCATGGGGATCCGGTTTGAAGGCCTCATTCCTGCCGTCATACTTCCTCTAGCGCTCACCATG GTCCTGTTTCTGGGCCCCCTCATGCAGCTGGCCATGGACTGCCCCTGGAGCTTCATGGATGGGATGAGGGTGGCATTTG ACCCCTGGTTCTGGATGTTGTGTTTCAGCGACATGCGCTGGTTGAGGAATCAGGTGGTGGCGCCGTTAACAGAGGAGCTGGTGTTCAGGGCCTGCATGCTGCCCATGCTGGTGCCCTGTGCAGGTCCTTCTATTGCCATCTTCACCTGCCCTCTCTTCTTTGGAGTGG CTCACTTCCACCACGTGATCGAGCTGCTGCGCTTCAGACAGGGGACGCTGTCAGGgatcttcctctctgcag TGTTCCAGTTCTCCTACACAGCAGTGTTTGGGGCCTACACggccttcatcttcatcaggaCAG GTCACCTGATGGGCCCCGTCCTCTGCCACTCCTTCTGTAACTACATGGGTTTCCCTGCCATCAGCACGGCCCTGGAGCACCCCCACCGCCtcactgtcctctcctcctACCTGCTGGgcgtcctcctcttcctcctcttcctcttccccttcACTGACCCCTCCTACTACGGCCTCCCCACACCAGTCTGCACCCTGACCTCCTCCCCCagctccctctgcctctcctga